From a region of the Oscarella lobularis chromosome 7, ooOscLobu1.1, whole genome shotgun sequence genome:
- the LOC136188748 gene encoding UBX domain-containing protein 1-B-like isoform X2 → MSSPVDQLVEMGFPPNRAEKALVKTNHKGVQQAMDWLLEHSEDPDIDTPISQGHVLSDGPGEGGEGSGEGGGSASKDLEALSIKCDQCGKLLKSEAQAQSHATRTGHTQFSESTEEVKPLTEEEKKEQQEKLQKLIKEKRQARLEKEKKEALEKEKSRRKGGREMVEAKQRMEMREAKKIADLKRREKEEERIAKQKVKEQIARDRLERQNKFAKSAASSAAAPAPTSLAKPNPSQVQKLKEYRECRLQIRLPDGSTLRNNFAATDTLRAVLTYVESEKGLENHSLATAFPSKLFTESDMDLSLKEAGLLPSAVLIVKKKLLPG, encoded by the exons AGAGAAAGCACTGGTGAAGACAAACCATAAGGGAGTTCAGCAAGCCATGGATTG GCTTTTGGAACACTCTGAGGATCCTGACATTGACACACCAATTAGTCAAGGCCACGTTCTAAGTGATGGTCCAG gtgAAGGCGGGGAAGGTAGTGGGGAAGGTGGTGGTTCTGCAAGCAAGGACTTGGAAGCTCTTTCTATTAAATGCGATCA GTGTGGTAAATTGTTGAAGAGCGAAGCTCAAGCTCAG AGCCACGCTACTCGCACGGGTCACACTCAATTTTCTGAATCTACCGAGGAGGTAAAGCCTTTGactgaagaggaaaagaaggagcAGCAAGAAAA ACTGCAAAAGTTGATCAAAGAGAAACGCCAAGCACGattggagaaagaaaagaaa GAAGCtcttgagaaagaaaaatctaGACGAAAAGGCGGAAGAGAAATGGTTGAAGCAAAGCAGAG AATGGAAATGCGAGAGGCAAAGAAGATCGCCGATCTGAAacgtcgagaaaaagaagaagagagaattgCTAA GCAAAAAGTGAAAGAGCAAATAGCACGTGATCGTTTGGAACGACAAAATAAG TTTGCTAAGAGTGctgcttcttctgctgctgcacCTGCACCGACATCTTTAGCAAAACCAAACCCTTCACAG GTACAGAAATTGAAAGAATATAGAGAATGCCGTCTACAG ATTCGACTGCCAGATGGATCTACTTTACGGAATAATTTTGCCGCAACTGATACTCTTAGAGCGGTTCTTACCTACGTGGAATCTGAGAAGGGTCTAGAAAATCACTCTCTTGCAACAGCATTCCCGTCAAAGTTATTTACTGAAAGTGATATGGATCTGTCCTTGAAGGAGGCCG GATTGCTTCCCTCTGCGGTTCTAatcgtgaagaaaaagctACTACCTGGATAA
- the LOC136188748 gene encoding UBX domain-containing protein 1-B-like isoform X1: MSSPVDQLVEMGFPPNRAEKALVKTNHKGVQQAMDWLLEHSEDPDIDTPISQGHVLSDGPGEGGEGSGEGGGSASKDLEALSIKCDQCGKLLKSEAQAQSHATRTGHTQFSESTEEVKPLTEEEKKEQQEKLQKLIKEKRQARLEKEKKEALEKEKSRRKGGREMVEAKQRMEMREAKKIADLKRREKEEERIAKQKVKEQIARDRLERQNKQFAKSAASSAAAPAPTSLAKPNPSQVQKLKEYRECRLQIRLPDGSTLRNNFAATDTLRAVLTYVESEKGLENHSLATAFPSKLFTESDMDLSLKEAGLLPSAVLIVKKKLLPG, from the exons AGAGAAAGCACTGGTGAAGACAAACCATAAGGGAGTTCAGCAAGCCATGGATTG GCTTTTGGAACACTCTGAGGATCCTGACATTGACACACCAATTAGTCAAGGCCACGTTCTAAGTGATGGTCCAG gtgAAGGCGGGGAAGGTAGTGGGGAAGGTGGTGGTTCTGCAAGCAAGGACTTGGAAGCTCTTTCTATTAAATGCGATCA GTGTGGTAAATTGTTGAAGAGCGAAGCTCAAGCTCAG AGCCACGCTACTCGCACGGGTCACACTCAATTTTCTGAATCTACCGAGGAGGTAAAGCCTTTGactgaagaggaaaagaaggagcAGCAAGAAAA ACTGCAAAAGTTGATCAAAGAGAAACGCCAAGCACGattggagaaagaaaagaaa GAAGCtcttgagaaagaaaaatctaGACGAAAAGGCGGAAGAGAAATGGTTGAAGCAAAGCAGAG AATGGAAATGCGAGAGGCAAAGAAGATCGCCGATCTGAAacgtcgagaaaaagaagaagagagaattgCTAA GCAAAAAGTGAAAGAGCAAATAGCACGTGATCGTTTGGAACGACAAAATAAG CAGTTTGCTAAGAGTGctgcttcttctgctgctgcacCTGCACCGACATCTTTAGCAAAACCAAACCCTTCACAG GTACAGAAATTGAAAGAATATAGAGAATGCCGTCTACAG ATTCGACTGCCAGATGGATCTACTTTACGGAATAATTTTGCCGCAACTGATACTCTTAGAGCGGTTCTTACCTACGTGGAATCTGAGAAGGGTCTAGAAAATCACTCTCTTGCAACAGCATTCCCGTCAAAGTTATTTACTGAAAGTGATATGGATCTGTCCTTGAAGGAGGCCG GATTGCTTCCCTCTGCGGTTCTAatcgtgaagaaaaagctACTACCTGGATAA